In Rutidosis leptorrhynchoides isolate AG116_Rl617_1_P2 unplaced genomic scaffold, CSIRO_AGI_Rlap_v1 contig380, whole genome shotgun sequence, a genomic segment contains:
- the LOC139883312 gene encoding uncharacterized protein has product MRISSKSMLSPGRPQISLSTSLSRKLRTNGSVKGSPMFPNSAKKRGSGFENPEPSSPKVTCIGQVRVKAIKNRTFRSKTRKVSFRKLDSGNLELPDSQFDRNQRWVHFPVTICEALRGLGAEFSCFLPCKSLCMASEREDGNKVNGSDGGVERWLAAAAAETELVVGEDERFEDNVRRRHVFEGLDIESFVKECNFTEEIRGDDNRDNGMLIPPKNALLLMRCRSDPVKVAALANKVWESPALPEDEEEEFEGEKRNLKTKATSEEVEEEPRKVDIFMEVKEFVENSYSCENSIEEGHTENVEGVHEEFSAATMEDGFCPEVTESIAVEDDGFAAVEVKESDEVVDNGHFEEEIEVDVFVDLVENSGNLESELENEFNAFLVDLVENSENLESELENEFNGDVALGEQRELELGFDVGGLRSSSLVSIEAEDESDQVRVDGCELENEQVLDETLEEAVAETEERNENSEEEVEISEPEIHCNSVNDGSKLNVERTKSTELPDCLLLMMREPKLSTEVSKETRVCSGGNIHVQPGRSSCSFPVAPRPSKAATNNASMFVLPRCKSEPRRSAPETCFWKNKKLLQPHCPAAGLV; this is encoded by the coding sequence ATGAGGATCTCTTCAAAATCAATGCTTAGCCCGGGGCGTCCACAAATCTCTCTCTCTACTTCTCTCAGCAGGAAATTAAGAACCAATGGCAGCGTTAAAGGGTCTCCAATGTTCCCTAATTCTGCCAAGAAGAGAGGTTCTGGTTTCGAAAACCCTGAGCCGTCTTCTCCAAAAGTTACCTGTATCGGCCAAGTTCGAGTGAAAGCCATAAAAAACAGAACTTTCAGATCCAAAACCAGAAAGGTTAGTTTCAGAAAATTAGATTCTGGTAATTTAGAGCTACCCGATTCACAATTTGATAGGAACCAGAGATGGGTTCATTTTCCTGTCACTATTTGTGAAGCTCTCCGTGGGCTTGGAGCTGAATTTAGCTGTTTTTTGCCTTGTAAGTCATTATGTATGGCTAGTGAGAGGGAGGATGGGAACAAAGTGAATGGATCCGACGGTGGAGTTGAGAGGTGGCTTGCTGCGGCGGCGGCGGAGACAGAGTTGGTGGTCGGAGAAGATGAGAGGTTTGAAGATAATGTGAGGAGGAGACATGTTTTTGAAGGGCTTGATATTGAAAGTTTTGTTAAAGAATGTAATTTTACAGAGGAAATTAGAGGTGATGATAATAGGGATAATGGTATGCTGATACCACCAAAGAATGCTCTTTTGTTAATGAGGTGTAGATCTGATCCTGTTAAGGTTGCTGCTCTGGCTAATAAGGTTTGGGAGTCTCCTGCTCTTCCCGAAGACGAAGAAGAAGAGTTTGAAGGAGAAAAGAGAAATCTGAAAACCAAAGCTACTAGTGAAGAAGTAGAAGAAGAGCCTAGGAAAGTTGACATCTTTATGGAAGTGAAAGAATTTGTCGAAAACTCGTATTCTTGTGAAAACAGTATTGAAGAGGGACACACTGAGAATGTAGAGGGAGTTCATGAAGAATTTAGTGCTGCAACAATGGAAGATGGTTTTTGTCCCGAGGTTACTGAGTCAATAGCTGTAGAAGACGATGGATTTGCAGCAGTAGAAGTGAAAGAGTCTGATGAGGTGGTCGATAACGGTCACTTTGAGGAAGAGATTGAAGTAGATGTTTTTGTTGATCTAGTAGAAAACTCTGGAAACCTAGAGAGTGAGCTTGAAAATGAGTTTAATGCGTTTTTGGTTGATCTTGTAGAAAACTCTGAAAACCTAGAGAGTGAGCTTGAAAATGAGTTTAATGGGGATGTGGCACTTGGAGAGCAACGGGAATTAGAATTAGGGTTCGATGTAGGCGGTCTGCGCAGTTCCTCGTTAGTGTCCATTGAAGCAGAAGATGAATCTGATCAAGTGCGTGTAGACGGGTGTGAGTTAGAAAATGAACAAGTCTTGGACGAGACGTTAGAAGAAGCTGTTGCGGAAACGGAGGAGAGAAATGAGAACTCTGAAGAAGAGGTTGAAATCTCTGAACCAGAAATCCACTGTAATTCTGTGAATGATGGTTCAAAACTAAACGTGGAGAGGACAAAATCTACAGAATTGCCAGATTGTTTGCTGTTAATGATGCGTGAGCCAAAGCTATCAACGGAAGTGTCCAAGGAGACTAGGGTTTGCAGTGGTGGAAACATACATGTCCAGCCAGGACGCTCATCTTGCTCTTTCCCAGTCGCTCCACGGCCATCGAAGGCAGCAACCAATAATGCTTCTATGTTTGTGCTCCCTAGGTGCAAGTCTGAGCCAAGACGGTCAGCTccagagacttgcttttggaagaATAAGAAGCTTCTTCAGCCACACTGCCCAGCAGCTGGATTAGTTTGA
- the LOC139883298 gene encoding uncharacterized protein yields the protein MLQFPAFMTQFPRSTKTIPTSLLLPTQWPQPHSEELLLAMEESEFEEKCNEIRKSHTNMIIIGKTTVDNDKEDYDNDADDDDVDNAEESEGEEFEQETG from the exons ATGTTACAGTTCCCTGCGTTTATGACACAGTTCCCGAGGTCGACGAAGACGATTCCGACATCGCTATTGCTCCCGACTCAATGGCCACAACCCCATAGCGAAGAGCTCCTCCTCGCCATGGAAGAATCCGAGTTCGAAGAAAAG TGCAATGAAATCAGAAAGAGCCATACCAACATGATTATCATCGGGAAGACGACTGTGGATAATGATAAAGAAGACTATGATAATGACGCAGATGACGATGATGTTGATAATGCAGAGGAATCTGAAGGTGAAGAGTTCGAGCAAGAAACTGGTTGA
- the LOC139883313 gene encoding protein SAWADEE HOMEODOMAIN HOMOLOG 2-like gives MGRPPSNGVPAFRFNPSEVTEMEAILRDHNNALPAKEIMEALAEKFSDTPERKGQVAVQVKQVWNWFQNKRYATRAKNSKAPFGYPTPIPVPRDESRNVFPHASAASSLPMPITAPVPAPIPTPVPVPSGTLDIQHPGRGAAETTMEFEAKSARDGAWYDVQCFLAHRNFDSSDPEVQVRFVGFGSDEDEWMNVRRHVRQRSLPCEASECVAVLPGDLILCFQEGKDQALYFDAHVLDAQRRRHDARGCRCRFLVRYDHDQAEEIVPLRKVCRRPQTDYRLQQLNAANGSASVDQPKTNVAASTPAGMPRVALTAVPKPANPATPSNISVAASTTTPPLTTGTRINYTTPTPAPSNHAIRPIKLSAQTSNINVAANAGAPLPGRITNATLLPPSTQPIAATTTPQIRPNNIPLAPKPSSESGSINIPAVASGPASASTPSGNTAPGVSMENVRGR, from the exons ATGGGTCGACCTCCAAGTAACGGTGTTCCCGCCTTTCGCTTCAACCCATCTGAG GTTACAGAAATGGAAGCCATTTTGCGAGATCACAACAATGCACTTCCAGCGAAGGAGATTATGGAAGCTCTAGCAGAGAAGTTTAG TGATACTCCTGAGCGGAAGGGCCAAGTAGCTGTGCAAGTAAAGCAA GTGTGGAATTGGTTCCAGAATAAGCGCTACGCCACAAGGGCGAAAAATAGTAAGGCTCCTTTTGGGTATCCAACTCCAATACCCGTCCCTCGAGATGAATCCAGAAATGTGTTTCCACATGCATCAGCAGCTTCTTCTTTACCTATGCCCATCACTGCTCCCGTTCCTGCTCCCATTCCCACACCTGTTCCTGTTCCATCAGGTACACTAGATA TTCAACATCCAGGGAGAGGTGCTGCAGAGACTACCATGGAGTTTGAAGCTAAATCTGCTAGGGATGGTGCATG GTACGACGTTCAGTGCTTTCTTGCCCACAGAAATTTTGACTCTAGTGATCCA GAAGTACAAGTTCGGTTTGTTGGTTTCGGATCAGATGAGGATGAATGGATGAATGTCCGTAGGCATGTCAGGCAGCGCTCTCTTCCTTGTGAAGCATCAGAATGTGTTGCAGTTCTTCCTGGAGATCTCATACTCTGCTTTCAG GAAGGTAAAGACCAGGCTCTTTACTTTGATGCCCATGTCCTTGATGCACAGAGACGAAGACATGATGCAAGAGGTTGCCGCTGCAGGTTTTTGGTACGCTATGATCATGATCAGGCTGAG GAAATTGTGCCTCTGAGAAAGGTTTGTCGCAGGCCTCAAACTGACTACAGGCTACAACAACTCAACGCGGCAAATGGTTCAGCATCGGTTGACCAGCCGAAAACTAACGTAGCGGCCTCTACGCCAGCTGGCATGCCGAGGGTGGCTCTTACTGCAGTTCCAAAGCCAGCCAACCCAGCTACTCCGTCCAATATTTCTGTAGCCGCCTCCACCACCACTCCGCCACTGACTACTGGTACGAGGATCAATTACACCACCCCAACTCCAGCTCCTTCCAACCATGCAATTCGCCCAATCAAACTTTCTGCCCAAACCAGCAACATCAACGTTGCAGCAAATGCCGGCGCTCCCTTGCCGGGAAGGATCACCAACGCCACCCTATTGCCGCCTTCCACCCAACCAATAGCTGCGACGACAACGCCCCAAATTCGCCCCAACAACATTCCTTTAGCTCCAAAACCCTCGTCTGAATCTGGCAGCATCAACATTCCGGCAGTGGCAAGTGGCCCAGCGTCAGCAAGCACGCCTTCTGGAAATACTGCTCCTGGTGTTTCCATGGAAAATGTGCGAGGAAGATGA
- the LOC139883297 gene encoding transcription elongation factor 1 homolog encodes MGKRKSRAKPPPKKRMDKLDTTFSCPFCNHGSSVECRIDMKNLIGEAVCGICQESFSMSITSLTEPIDIYSEWIDECERVNNLDDDGA; translated from the exons ATGGGAAAAAGGAAGTCTAGGGCAAAGCCGCCACCAAAGAAGCGCATGGACAAGCTCGACACCACTTTCAGCTGCCCTTTCTGTAACCATGGCAGCAGTGTTGAATGTCGTAT TGACATGAAGAACTTGATCGGTGAGGCCGTCTGTGGGATTTGCCAGGAGAGTTTCAGCATGTCTATCACAT CTTTGACTGAGCCGATTGACAT ATACAGTGAATGGATCGATGAATGTGAACGTGTCAACAACCTTGACGATGATGGTGCTTAA
- the LOC139883314 gene encoding RNA exonuclease 4-like, translating into MSSEAKKKKKTPKPQSQLNPNWAQFQQKLKESGHGFNKNPKESRNSVLGRRKERPDDELELNDPKNNILAPVNDDCSLTDIVGMDCEMVGVGQGTKSALGRVTLINKWGNVLYDEFVRPVEWVVDFRTEISGIRPRDLKKAKDIRDVQQKVADLIKGRILVGHALRNDLKALLLTHPKKDLRDTAEYQPLLKERRRKALRHLAAEFLGVTIQNGEHCPVEDARVAMLLYQKHRKEWEKNAKDQIKLKQKQKKRKPKKKTTNGGDLTGSHATILSKFNGSVIDTKAVCIQAISYIKSDRRVFNSLQFCIKGQA; encoded by the exons ATGTCAAGTGAAgctaagaagaagaagaaaacccCTAAACCTCAGTCACAGCTCAACCCTAATTGGGCTCAATTTCAACAA AAGCTAAAAGAAAGTGGTCATGGCTTcaataaaaatccaaaagaatCTCGAAATTCTGTTTTGG GTAGGCGGAAAGAGAGGCCTGATGATGAATTAGAGTTGAACGATCCAAAGAACAATATTTTAGCTCCAGTGAACGACGATTGCAG TCTAACTGATATCGTGGGCATGGATTGTGAAATGGTTGGCGTTGGTCAGGGAACTAAAAGTGCTCTTGGACGTGTAACCCTG ATCAACAAGTGGGGGAATGTTTTATACGATGAATTTGTCCGGCCGGTAGAATGGGTTGTTGACTTCCGTACAGAAATAAGTGGCATCCGGCCCCGAGATTTAAAAAAAG CGAAAGATATCCGTGATGTTCAGCAGAAAGTAGCTGATTTGATTAAAGGAAGGATTCTTGTAGGCCATGCCTTGCGCAATGATCTTAAG GCACTACTTCTAACCCATCCCAAGAAAGACTTGCGGGACACTGCGGAATATCAACCCCTTTTGAA GGAACGGCGCAGAAAGGCACTTCGACATCTTGCGGCTGAGTTTCTTGGTGTTACCATTCAGAACGGAGAGCATTGCCCT GTTGAAGATGCTCGGGTTGCAATGCTGCTGTATCAGAAACACAGAAAAGAATGGGAGAAGAATGCCAAGGATCAAATAAAGTTAAAGCAAAAGCAAAAGAAGCGTAAACCTAAAAAGAAAACAACAAATGGAGGTGACTTGACTGGCAGCCATGCTACAATTTTGTCAAA GTTTAACGGTTCTGTAATCGATACAAAAGCTGTATGTATCCAAGCGATTTCTTATATTAAATCTGATCGAAGGGTTTTTAATTCGTTGCAGTTTTGTATAAAGGGTCAAGCTTGA
- the LOC139883315 gene encoding probable E3 ubiquitin-protein ligase ZFP1 gives MGHRNNLCPNQVIDLNVDLHVHGQGYLHPEPCFPFGGSSNIIQPTLHPTTGAASVNPTHFEGQHFPEQHDGGLFFGRTQHERAQHHHHPVESTSNFFAPYMTQGPGNGILPIGLNYCPTDHLASANDYRNVGISPDEYGRHGHLMDGSDRGSYKRKYAEGYPGNFQYANGGAGSSSSAANPLETRHPDRASYPTPQYGGNASSSSSVREVGPSGSLATESVNMAHSYNQMLQNQPFAPSGVAWFHQQASNNGRDGATSAWTHHVPTPSYSNGNNIIGGASGENADMAIPWYHEIANNRSSGSFIPPSPPPINILCPNLFPPVAPPVFLPPPAVAPNRIPPNYVSQDGNGGMHVSHRQLISFPPPPGLRVYRSHRVGGLPEATLRHRSIPHLRMLPSEQVAMLESYYEMENSLDHHRDMRLDIEHMSYEELLALEEEIGSVSTGLSEETISSRLETRTYFPSATGFNLEEVACPDQDSDSCIICQEEYKNREKIGVLKCGHEYHAICVRQWLVVKNTCPICKSEALDA, from the exons ATGGGGCACAGAAATAATCTATGCCCTAATCAGGTGATCGATTTGAACGTGGACCTTCATGTTCATGGCCAAGGTTATCTCCATCCTGAGCCTTGCTTTCCTTTTGGTGGTAGCTCGAACATCATTCAACCTACTCTACATCCTACAACAGGTGCAGCTTCGGTGAACCCTACACATTTTGAGGGGCAGCATTTTCCAGAGCAGCATGATGGTGGTTTATTCTTTGGAAGGACACAGCACGAGAGAGCACAGCATCACCATCATCCTGTTGAATCTACATCAAACTTTTTCGCTCCTTACATGACCCAGGGACCTGGCAATGGAATCCTACCCATTGGTCTAAATTATTGTCCCACTGACCATCTGGCATCTGCCAACGACTATAGAAATGTCGGGATTTCCCCTGATGAGTATGGAAGACATGGCCACTTGATGGATGGTAGTGACAGAGGCTCATACAAGAGAAAGTATGCTGAAGGCTATCCTGGTAATTTCCAATATGCCAATGGAGGGGCTGGCTCCAGCTCTTCTGCTGCCAACCCCTTGGAAACAAGGCATCCCGATAGGGCATCTTATCCCACGCCTCAGTACGGAGGGAATGCAAGTTCGAGTTCGTCAGTGAGGGAAGTGGGTCCCAGTGGAAGTTTGGCTACAGAATCTGTTAACATGGCGCACAGCTATAACCAAATGCTTCAAAATCAGCCTTTTGCACCATCTGGTGTTGCTTGGTTTCACCAACAGGCAAGCAATAACGGTCGTGATGGGGCTACTTCGGCGTGGACTCATCATGTTCCTACTCCATCTTACTCTAATG GAAATAATATTATTGGCGGTGCATCTGGGGAGAATGCTGACATGGCTATACCCTGGTATCACGAGATAGCTAACAATAGAAGTTCTGGAAGCTTTATTCCCCCTTCTCCTCCACCTATCAATATCCTATGCCCGAATCTCTTTCCTCCAGTAGCTCCTCCCGTGTTTCTCCCTCCACCAGCAGTGGCCCCGAATAGAATTCCACCTAATTATGTTTCCCAGGATGGTAATGGTGGTATGCATGTAAGTCATAGGCAGCTAATTTCTTTTCCGCCACCTCCTGGCCTGAGAGTATACCGGTCACACCGAGTGGGAGGTTTACCTGAGGCAACCTTAAGACATCGGAGTATTCCACACCTAAGGATGCTTCCTTCTGAA CAAGTTGCCATGCTCGAGAGCTATTATGAAATGGAGAATTCCCTTGACCATCATAGAGATATGCGATTGGATATTGAACACATGTCCTATGAG GAGCTCCTTGCACTGGAAGAGGAAATAGGCAGTGTGAGCACTGGCTTGTCTGAGGAAACAATCAGTTCTCGTTTAGAGACCAGAACTTACTTTCCATCTGCAACTGGTTTCAATTTGGAAGAGGTAGCATGTCCAGACCAGGATTCTGATTCATGCATCATATGCCAG GAGGAGTACAAGAACCGAGAGAAGATAGGAGTCCTGAAGTGTGGTCATGAATACCATGCCATTTGTGTAAGACAGTGGCTGGTGGTAAAGAATACGTGTCCCATTTGCAAGTCGGAAGCATTGGATGCTTAG